The sequence below is a genomic window from Sorangiineae bacterium MSr12523.
CGGCTTGGCCCGGGGCAAGTCGGTCTTGAGGACGGTGAAGGCCACGTCCGTGCGGCTCTCGCCATTGTTACCGACGGCGGGGCTCTGGATGATCATGTCGACGGAGACGTTCTTCTCCGCGATGGTGCCGAAAAGCTCCGCCACGACGCCGGGCTTGTCTTCGACGCCCGCAACCACCACGCGTGCTTCGTTCTTGTCGTACGCCACGCCGGTGACGACCACCTCTTCCAGCGATTTGTCTTCTTTAGTCACCCAGGTACCCTCCGCGTCGGAAAACGAACTTCGAACGTGGATCGGCACGCCATACTTCATGGCGATTTCCACGCTCCGGATCTGGAGAACTTTGGCGCCGAGCGAGGCCAGCTCCAGCATTTCTTCGAACGAGATTTTCGGGATTTTGCGGGCCTCGGGGCACACGCCCGGGTCCGTCGTGTAGACGCCGTCGACGTCCGTGTAGATCTCGCAGACGTCGGCCCCGATGGCCGCGGCCACGGCGACGGCGGTGGTGTCCGAGCCGCCGCGTCCCAACGTGGTGATGTCGCCGTTCTCGTCGACACCCTGGAAGCCGGCCACGACCGCGATCGCGCCCTTCTTGTGGGTGGAGAAGATCTTCGAGCCCTCGATGGCCTTGATGCGCGCCTTGCTGTAGGCGCCGTCGGTCAGGATCTTCACCTGGTGGCCAAGCAGCGAGCGGGCCTTGCCGCCTTCCTGCTGGATGGCCAACGCGGTGAGCGCCGCCGAGACCTGTTCGCCGGTGGCCGCGATGACGTCCATCTCGCGCGCATCGGGAATTTCGGTCACTTCGTGGGCGAGCTTGAGCAGGCGATTGGTTTCGCCACTCATCGCACTCACGATGACCACGACTTGATGGCCCTGGGCAGCGGTTGCCAAACAGCGGCGGGCCACGTTGCGAATCCGGTCGATTGATCCGACCGAGGTGCCACCGAACTTCTGCACGATGAGCGCCACGTTGTCCCCTTACTTGAGTGTCACATGTAGGTTGAAAAACAGGTACTCTCGCGGGGCCACGACCCTTCGAAAGCGGGTCCCTGTTTAGGTTAAATGACGCAAACTGGCAACGGACGGACGCAAGACATTGAGCGCTTATGGCAGCTACATCGTCGAAACATTCGTCACATTGGTGGCCGTGTGCGCCATTGCCTTCGTCGTGCTCTACGGTGCGAAGCGGTTGGGCATGGGAAAATCCAGTGGCGCGATTCAACTCGTGGGGCAATTGCCCCTCGACGCCCGCCGCTGCATTTACCTGGTGAAGGTCGGCGGCCAAGTGCTCGTGGTCGGCGTGGGCGAAGGCGGCTTCACCAAGCTGGCCGAAATGCCTGAAAGCGCCTTTCCCGGGTTGCCCGAAGCGGGGGCGGCGGCGCCGAGCGGCTTTGCGGACGTACTGGCAAGGTTGCGGCGCGCGAAGGGCGAGGACGCGAAGGAGGAGGACTCGTGAATCCGGCGGTGGACGATGCGCTTGGCCGGCCGCTCGCGTTGGTGGTCGCACTCGCGCTCGTGTCGTTGATTCCGTTCGCCTTCATGAGCGTGACCGCGTTCGTGAAGATCTCCACGGTGCTGCAGATCGTGCGCAGCGCCATCGGTGCGGCCTCGGTGCCATCGAACACCGTGATTTTGGCGCTGGCGAGCGCGCTCACGTTGCTGGCCATGGCGCCGGTGGGGCAGAAGATTGTCGATAGGGCGGAGCCCCTTTGGTCGGGTAAAGGACCGAAGGACACGATGTCCCTGGTTTCCCAGGGCCTCGAGGCCGTGCGCGAACCCATGCGCGATTTTTTGGCGGCGAATGCGTCGGAGCGTGAGAAGACGCGCTTCCTGGACGTCGCGCGCAAGACGCGCGCGGAGCCGGATCGGGCGGCGGTGACGGACAGGGACCTGCCGATCCTGATTCCGGCGTTCGTGGTGACGGAGCTGACGGAGGCCTTTGCGATCGGGTTTCTCTTGTTCCTGCCCTTCCTGGTCATCGACCTGGTCGTGTCGAACGTGCTGCTGGCGCTCGGGATGCAAATGCTGAGTCCGACGCAGGTGAGCCTTCCGTTCAAGCTGCTCCTTTTCGTGGCGATCGACGGCTGGGGGCTGCTGGCGCAGTCGCTCGTCTCGGGTTACCGGTGAGGGCGTGGATACGGAAAAGGGGCCAATTTGGCGAGATCTCGGGCGATCTCGGGCAGCTAAGCAACGAGGTGCTTGACTTCTAAACCGCGGCGCGTAGAGTCCGCGCCCGTCGCTGATGTTGGGGCAATAGCTCAGCTGGGAGAGCGCCGCGTTCGCAATGCGGAGGTCAGGGGTTCGATCCCCCTTTGCTCCACGAAGTACTCGAGGGATTTCGGCTACTTGAGAGAGTGGCCGAAGCCAAAACGCCGAAACTGGCGCCAAAGCCTCCCGTGAGTTCAGCCGGGAGAACAGGGATGGGTCGCCGAACCCGACGGAGAGGTTTTCCGCTTCGCGGATGTAGCCCTCCGTGGTTCGAGGACGAGATCGCGGAATAGGCCTCACGGGTCGCGCTGGCAGCGCGAGCGGCCACGACGGGTCAGGTCAGATGAAGTAGAAGTGACACGTGATCGAGCGCGTGTGCATTCATATCGGAGAGCCGAGAGTACTGAAAAGACGACCAATCGAGCACGCGCGCCACAAGGAGAGCGCCGATGAGCGAGTACCAGTGCTACGAGTTCGTCGCCATTGATCAGCCGCTCACGCCGAAGCAGATGGCGGAGCTTCGCGCGATCTCCACGCGCGCGGAGATTACATCGACCCGCTTCTGGAACGAGTACCAGTGGGGTGACCTGAAAGCCGACCCTGCGAAGCTCGTCGAGCGTTATTTCGACGCGCACATGTACTTCGCCAATTGGGGAACGCACCGACTGATCCTGCGCGTCCCGCTGGCACGGATGGATGCGAAGATGTTCAAGGCATATTTCGTCGGCGATACCGTGAGCGTGAAGGTCGCCGGCAAACACCTGATCTTCGACCTGCACAGCGAGGACGAAGAGCCCGACTATGACGAAGAAAGCCAAGGATCTCTCGCCGCGCTCACGCAGCTCCGCGCGGAGCTGCTGCGCGGCGATCTGCGCGTCGCGTACCTCGCGTGGCTGCTCGCCGTTCAAGCGGCCGATGTCCCCGAGACGGACACGGAACCTCCGGTGCCCGCAGGCCTCGCCGCGCTCACGGCCGCGCAGGCGACGATGGCCGAGTTCCTCCGCATCGACGGGGATCTGATCTCGGCAGCCGCGGAGGCAAGCGAACAAGATTCCGTCGATGGGCGCGCGCTCCGGAATTGGGTTCGTGAGCTCGCGCCTCGTGCAAAGGATGAATGGCTCCTCCGAGCGGCGAGCGATCCCAATCTCGCGCTCGGCGGCGAGCTGCTGCGCGCGTTTCGCGGGAATGCGAAACCGGCGCAGAAGGTCGGACGCCGCACCGTCGCCGACCTTCTCGTCAAGGCCGAGGCGCATCGCGAACGGCGCGAGCGTACGCAAGCCCAGCGAGCAGCAAAGGCGCAGAGGGCCGCGGAGACCGCGAGAACCAAGCGGCTCGATCGGCTCGCCACGCGCGTCGAGGCGGCGTGGAAAGAGCTCGAAGCGCTGGTCGAGAAAAGTGCTTACGACGATGCGATTGCGCTCGCGATCGATCTGCGTGACCTCGCCAAGCGCGACGGCATGTCCGTGCAGTTTGCGGAGCGGTTCGAGGCGACGCGAAAGCGTCAGCTCCGACGGCGCGCGTTCTTTGCTCGATGGAAACGCGAGAACGAGGCGAGGCGATAGTGAACGCGCGCGTGACGGTCGACGATTTTCGCGGCGATCAATTCCGTCCGGGCGACACCACGGAAACGGGCAAGCAACCACCAGCGATTGCGAAGCCGCCTACGTCGGACGACGCCCATGCAAGGGAGGCCACCGAACGAGATTTCAGAAGCCAATCGGAGTGAACGTCTCGGCTAGTTTCGTTCCGCGGTCCGCGCGCACGTTTTGCATCTCGACGCAAAGGCCGGAGCCCATCTACCTCCCATCAGCGCCATCGGCCCGCGGCCCACGTTCGTGGAAGGGGCGCCCCGCTCCGAATCGCATGGAGGGGGGCGTCGAGGAAGGCGCGGACGCCGGCGATAACCGCCGGCAGAGTGAGCCCCTTCTCCGTCACGCCAGCTCGGTTGAGAAAACCTTTCCACTGGGCGGTCTTCTGCGGGTCCTCGCGGAAGGCGGAGGTGAAGGCCACTGGCTCTTCGGTCTCCTCGCTCGTCGCAAGCTCCGATGCACTCGAAGACGCGGCTCGGCCACCCTCACCATTTTCCCATGCAATATCAACAGCTTGACCCCTACTTTCCTCGCCCTCCGCCAAGGTGTTCGATCCCCCTTTTGCTTAGATTGAAGAGGGTTTCGGGCACTTGGGGAGTGCCCGAGGCTGAGACGGCGCGGGGTCGCGCCGACGAGAAGCAAGTGCGTCCGTAGCAGGGCCGGGCGCCCGCGCTCGGTTGCTAGGGAGCACCCTAGTTCTCGTCCAGGAGCTCTACGTACCCTTCCGTTCCGTTCACGCGAATTCGCTGGCCGTTTTTTATCCGTTTGGTGGCGTTCTCGATGCCGACGACGGCGGGCAAGCCGTATTCGCGTGCGATCACGGCGCCGTGGGTCATTAGACCGCCGACTTCGGTGACCAGGCCTTTGATGGATACGAACAAGGGTGTCCAGCTGGGGTCCGTAAAGGCGGTGACCAAGATGTCGTCTTCTCCCAGGGCGGCATCTTCCATCTTCAAGATGACGTGCGCGCGGCCCTCGATGACTCCGGACGAAACAGGAAGACCGACGATGGCGTTGGCCGGGAGGTTCTCTCGCTTGTACTTGCCCACGACGATTTCGCCATCCGATGTGATGACGCGGGGTGGAGTTAGCTTCTCGTAAGACGAATGCTCATTTTTGCGCTCGTCGATGATCTGGCGGTTCAGTTCCTTCGTGCGCACGACTTCGCGGAGCTCTTGAAAGGTGAGATAGTAGATATCCTCCTTTTCATCGATAACGCCGGCTTGTACGAGTCGTTCGGCTTCCTTCAGCAAAGCCTGCCTATACACGAAATAGCGACTAACCTTGCCATATTTCGGATATTCACGATAGCCGATGAAGCTCCGAACGAGGCCGATCATTCGCTTCGTCTCTTTGGCTTTCTCTTCACCATCGGGCAATTGCTTCAAGCGCGCCAACAACTCTTGTTCTTTTTTCAGGGCCTCCTCTCGACCTTGCTCGAACTTTCGGCTGGCGGCGTT
It includes:
- a CDS encoding aspartate kinase; amino-acid sequence: MALIVQKFGGTSVGSIDRIRNVARRCLATAAQGHQVVVIVSAMSGETNRLLKLAHEVTEIPDAREMDVIAATGEQVSAALTALAIQQEGGKARSLLGHQVKILTDGAYSKARIKAIEGSKIFSTHKKGAIAVVAGFQGVDENGDITTLGRGGSDTTAVAVAAAIGADVCEIYTDVDGVYTTDPGVCPEARKIPKISFEEMLELASLGAKVLQIRSVEIAMKYGVPIHVRSSFSDAEGTWVTKEDKSLEEVVVTGVAYDKNEARVVVAGVEDKPGVVAELFGTIAEKNVSVDMIIQSPAVGNNGESRTDVAFTVLKTDLPRAKPFIEEVAKSLKAQSVRYDEGIVKVSIVGLGMRSHAGVAAKMFRILAQEGINISAISTSEIKVSCLVADKYTELAVRALHAGFGLSDKT
- a CDS encoding flagellar biosynthetic protein FliO is translated as MSAYGSYIVETFVTLVAVCAIAFVVLYGAKRLGMGKSSGAIQLVGQLPLDARRCIYLVKVGGQVLVVGVGEGGFTKLAEMPESAFPGLPEAGAAAPSGFADVLARLRRAKGEDAKEEDS
- the sctR gene encoding type III secretion system export apparatus subunit SctR; protein product: MNPAVDDALGRPLALVVALALVSLIPFAFMSVTAFVKISTVLQIVRSAIGAASVPSNTVILALASALTLLAMAPVGQKIVDRAEPLWSGKGPKDTMSLVSQGLEAVREPMRDFLAANASEREKTRFLDVARKTRAEPDRAAVTDRDLPILIPAFVVTELTEAFAIGFLLFLPFLVIDLVVSNVLLALGMQMLSPTQVSLPFKLLLFVAIDGWGLLAQSLVSGYR